The following coding sequences lie in one Arachis ipaensis cultivar K30076 chromosome B05, Araip1.1, whole genome shotgun sequence genomic window:
- the LOC107640841 gene encoding uncharacterized protein LOC107640841, producing the protein MGGALMTLATFLKHVPNNQYVEFAAYQLSGEAQQWWQEECRLLQLQNADIPWDVFQMAFYKKYFPESAREAKKMELMQLKQGSLSITDYTSRFEELCRFSRVCQGAPKTYESWKCIKYQRSLKDNIMTAVATLEIRIFSDLMNKARVIEEYTGTLMATRGRGRTRSRESRNEQPADNHAEFMATIANLTNTMEANTVVTLQAVQRLGQSAGNVNGNSEGNTNDNA; encoded by the exons ATGGGAGGTGCTCTAATGACCTTGGCTACTTTTCTCAAG CATGTCCCGAATAACCAATATGTGGAGTTTGCCGCTTATCAGCTTTCGGGAGAGGCTCAGCAGTGGTGGCAAGAAGAATGCCGCTTGCTACAACTTCAGAATGCCGATATCCCTTGGGATGTATTCCAAATGGCtttttataagaagtactttcctgaaTCTGCTAGGGAGGCGAAGAAGATggagcttatgcagctgaagcaaggttctttGTCTATAACGGACTATACTAGCCGATTTGAGGAGCTTTGTAGGTTCTCTAGAGTGTGTCAGGGTGCCCCGAAAACCTATGAAAGTTGGAAGTGTATTAAGTATCAAAGGAGCTTGAAGGATAATATTATGACTGCTGTGGCTACTTTGGAGATTCGGATCTTCTCCGATCTTATGAATAAGGCGAGAGTTATTGAGGAATAT acaggaaccctaatggccactcgcGGACGAGGTCGTACACGTTCACGAGAGAGTAGAAATGAGCAACCGGCCGATAACCATGCCGAATTTATGGCGACAATAGCGAATCTTACGAACACCATGGAAGCTAATACTGTTGTGACTCTGCAAGCCGTGCAGAGGTTAGGCCAATCAGCTGGAAATGTAAACGGGAATAGCGAAGGAAATACGAATGATAATGCTTAG
- the LOC107640840 gene encoding uncharacterized protein LOC107640840, with product MGGALMTLATFLKHVPNNQYVEFAAYQLSGEAQQWWQEECRLLQLQNADIPWDVFQMAFYKKYFPESAREAKKMELMQLKQGSLSITDYTSRFEELCRFSRVCQGAPKTYESWKCIKYQRSLKDNIMTAVATLEIRIFSDLMNKARVIEEYVKMMASSRDTRGENNDRGREKHFQHQ from the exons ATGGGAGGTGCTCTAATGACCTTGGCTACTTTTCTCAAG CATGTCCCGAATAACCAATATGTGGAGTTTGCCGCTTATCAGCTTTCGGGAGAGGCTCAGCAGTGGTGGCAAGAAGAATGCCGCTTGCTACAACTTCAGAATGCCGATATCCCTTGGGATGTATTCCAAATGGCtttttataagaagtactttcctgaaTCTGCTAGGGAGGCGAAGAAGATggagcttatgcagctgaagcaaggttctttGTCTATAACGGACTATACTAGCCGATTTGAGGAGCTTTGTAGGTTCTCTAGAGTGTGTCAGGGTGCCCCGAAAACCTATGAAAGTTGGAAGTGTATTAAGTATCAAAGGAGCTTGAAGGATAATATTATGACTGCTGTGGCTACTTTGGAGATTCGGATCTTCTCCGATCTTATGAATAAGGCGAGAGTTATTGAGGAATATGTAAAGATGATGGCTTCATCAAGAGATACTCGTGGGGAGAACAACGATCGTGGGCGTGAAAAGCATTTTCAACACCAATGA